In the genome of Halobacterium noricense, one region contains:
- the gyrA gene encoding DNA gyrase subunit A, which translates to MSSESPDVPDDVADRVKNVRVDEEMEQSYIDYAMSVIAGRALPDVRDGLKPVHRRILYAMHEAGISSGSSHRKSSNIVGDTMGDYHPHGDSAIYDALVRMAQDFSMRHPLVDGQGNFGSVDGDPAAAMRYTEARMASIAEELLTDIEKDTVDFQSNYDDRLQEPTVLPSAFPNLLVNGSSGIAVGMSTNVPPHNLGEVVDATVHLIDNPDCTVVDLMDHVKGPDFPTAGNIVGRSAVKQAYQTGRGRVRMRAEYHVEEGDSSDSIVITELPYQQNKSKLVERIADDVRDGDLDGVRDLRDESDRNGIRIVVELKRNANTDVVENHLLESHLERTFGVINLALVDGQPKVLTLKEMLEEYVAHRKEVVRRRSEHDLAEAEDRAHILEGRLKALEQADDVVETIQNAEDRDDAKEALKDEFGFTQAQADHIVRMQLGSLTSMEAAEIESEYEDVTARIERLEEILGSEAELLSVIKDELRDIKEQYADERRTSFIEDTGTVTDEDLIPEEDVVVVLSESDYIKRVPADTFDAQHRGGKGIIGTDLKDEDRVSAVFTASTHDYLLCFTNQGQVYRLKVHQVPEMSRTARGTSAVNILDLDDGEEISAVVTADDLDFESDEEYLTMATRHGYVKRTTVGEFENIRSTGIIAISLEDGDELADVEVTDGSHDVVLGSEHGMAIRFDETDVRAMGRNARGVRGMDLEGDDRVAGLAPVEPDDERTLLTVTEYGYGKRTPLSEYRKQSRNGKGLVDIKTGERNGNVVSLDTVSDEDNLVAMSEGGQIIRLPVDEVSTVGRNTKGVKVMDVEEGDEVADVSVYRPSENENGDEEDESEADE; encoded by the coding sequence ATGAGTTCCGAATCACCAGACGTACCCGACGACGTCGCGGACCGCGTGAAGAACGTCCGCGTCGACGAGGAGATGGAACAGTCGTACATCGACTACGCGATGAGCGTCATCGCGGGCCGCGCGCTCCCGGACGTCCGGGACGGCCTCAAGCCCGTCCACCGCCGCATCCTCTACGCGATGCACGAGGCGGGAATCTCCAGTGGCTCCAGCCACCGGAAGTCCTCGAACATCGTCGGGGACACGATGGGCGACTACCACCCGCACGGCGACTCCGCCATCTACGACGCGCTCGTGCGGATGGCTCAGGACTTCTCGATGCGCCACCCGCTCGTGGACGGCCAGGGGAACTTCGGCAGCGTTGACGGCGACCCGGCCGCGGCGATGCGGTACACGGAAGCCCGCATGGCGTCCATCGCGGAGGAGCTGCTGACGGACATCGAGAAGGACACTGTCGACTTCCAGTCGAACTACGACGACCGCCTGCAGGAGCCGACGGTGCTACCGTCGGCGTTCCCGAACCTGCTCGTCAACGGCTCCTCGGGGATTGCGGTCGGGATGTCGACGAACGTCCCGCCGCACAACCTCGGCGAGGTCGTGGACGCGACCGTCCACCTCATCGACAACCCCGACTGCACGGTCGTGGACCTGATGGACCACGTGAAGGGACCTGACTTCCCGACCGCGGGGAACATCGTCGGGCGCTCGGCCGTCAAGCAGGCCTACCAGACGGGCCGCGGCCGCGTCCGAATGCGCGCCGAGTACCACGTCGAGGAGGGCGATTCGAGTGACAGCATCGTCATCACGGAGCTGCCCTACCAGCAGAACAAGTCGAAGCTCGTCGAGCGCATCGCCGACGACGTCCGCGACGGCGACCTCGACGGCGTGCGCGACCTCCGCGACGAGTCCGACCGGAACGGCATCCGCATCGTCGTCGAACTCAAACGGAACGCGAACACGGACGTGGTGGAGAACCACCTGCTGGAGTCCCACCTCGAACGCACGTTCGGTGTCATCAACCTCGCGCTCGTGGACGGCCAGCCGAAGGTCCTCACGCTCAAGGAGATGCTCGAGGAGTACGTCGCCCACCGCAAGGAAGTGGTGCGGCGGCGCTCCGAGCACGACCTCGCGGAAGCCGAGGACCGTGCGCACATCCTCGAAGGCCGCCTGAAGGCCTTAGAGCAGGCCGACGACGTGGTCGAGACCATCCAGAACGCCGAGGACCGCGACGACGCCAAGGAAGCCCTCAAGGACGAATTCGGGTTCACGCAGGCGCAGGCCGACCACATCGTCCGGATGCAGCTCGGCAGCCTCACGTCGATGGAGGCCGCCGAAATCGAGTCCGAGTACGAGGACGTCACCGCGCGCATCGAGCGCCTCGAGGAGATTCTGGGCAGCGAGGCGGAACTCCTCTCGGTCATCAAGGACGAACTCCGCGACATCAAAGAGCAGTACGCCGACGAGCGCCGCACGTCGTTCATCGAGGACACGGGCACGGTCACCGACGAGGACCTCATCCCCGAGGAGGACGTCGTGGTCGTGCTCTCCGAGAGCGACTACATCAAGCGCGTGCCCGCGGACACCTTCGACGCCCAGCACCGCGGCGGCAAGGGCATCATCGGCACCGACCTCAAAGACGAGGACCGCGTCTCCGCGGTGTTCACCGCGAGCACCCACGACTACCTGCTCTGCTTCACGAACCAGGGCCAGGTCTACCGCCTGAAGGTCCACCAGGTGCCGGAGATGTCCCGCACGGCGCGGGGCACTTCTGCCGTGAACATCCTCGACCTCGACGACGGCGAGGAGATTTCCGCGGTCGTCACCGCCGACGACCTCGACTTCGAGTCCGACGAGGAGTACCTCACGATGGCGACCCGCCACGGCTACGTGAAGCGCACGACCGTCGGCGAGTTCGAGAACATCCGCTCGACGGGTATCATCGCCATCAGCCTCGAAGACGGCGACGAGCTCGCTGACGTCGAGGTCACGGACGGCAGCCACGACGTCGTGCTCGGCAGCGAGCACGGCATGGCGATTCGCTTCGACGAGACGGACGTCCGCGCGATGGGCCGCAACGCCCGCGGCGTCCGCGGGATGGACCTCGAAGGCGACGACCGGGTCGCGGGCCTCGCGCCGGTCGAACCCGACGACGAGCGCACCCTGCTGACCGTCACCGAGTACGGCTACGGGAAGCGCACGCCGCTGTCGGAGTACCGCAAGCAGTCCCGGAACGGCAAGGGGCTCGTGGACATCAAGACCGGGGAGCGCAACGGCAACGTCGTCTCTCTGGACACAGTCAGCGACGAGGACAACCTCGTCGCGATGAGCGAGGGCGGCCAGATTATCCGGCTCCCGGTCGACGAGGTTTCGACGGTCGGCCGGAACACGAAGGGCGTGAAAGTGATGGACGTCGAGGAAGGCGACGAAGTCGCCGACGTCTCCGTCTACCGCCCCAGCGAGAACGAGAACGGCGACGAAGAAGACGAGAGCGAAGCCGACGAGTAA
- the rocF gene encoding arginase, protein MAKTVHVIGAPMDYGSDRRGVDMGPSAIRYADLAAELDAAGVDAVDTGDLLVPRAEAREPSDGRAKFLDEIEEVTARLADEVADTLADGAFPLVLGGDHAVAIGSLSGSARDAEIGALWLDAHGDFNTPATSPSGNVHGMPLAAALGRGEFADTEWANAAGLREENVALVGLRNLDPSERDAIRESEMTAFTMSDIDERGVTSVVDEALDIVTAGTDGVHVSLDVDWLDPDEAPGVGTPVRGGATYREAHAALEAIAQRDTEEECLRSLEVVEVNPILDESNRTADIAAELAASALGKRIL, encoded by the coding sequence ATGGCCAAGACCGTCCACGTCATCGGCGCACCGATGGACTACGGCTCGGACCGACGCGGGGTCGACATGGGCCCGTCGGCGATTCGCTACGCCGACCTCGCCGCGGAGCTCGACGCGGCGGGCGTCGACGCCGTCGACACCGGTGACCTGCTCGTCCCCCGGGCGGAGGCGCGCGAGCCCAGCGACGGGCGCGCGAAGTTCCTCGACGAAATCGAGGAGGTCACCGCCCGACTCGCCGACGAGGTCGCGGACACGCTCGCGGACGGCGCGTTCCCGCTCGTGCTCGGCGGCGACCACGCGGTCGCCATCGGGTCGCTGTCGGGGAGCGCGCGGGACGCCGAAATCGGCGCGCTTTGGCTGGACGCCCACGGGGACTTCAACACGCCCGCAACCTCGCCGAGCGGGAACGTCCACGGGATGCCCCTCGCGGCGGCGCTGGGCCGCGGCGAGTTCGCGGACACCGAGTGGGCGAACGCTGCCGGCCTCCGGGAGGAGAACGTCGCGCTCGTCGGCCTCCGGAACCTCGACCCCTCCGAGCGCGACGCCATCCGCGAGAGCGAGATGACCGCGTTCACGATGAGCGACATCGACGAGCGCGGCGTCACCAGCGTCGTCGACGAAGCCCTCGACATCGTGACCGCGGGCACCGACGGTGTGCACGTCTCGCTGGACGTCGACTGGCTCGACCCGGACGAAGCCCCCGGCGTCGGGACGCCCGTCCGCGGCGGCGCGACCTACCGGGAAGCCCACGCGGCGCTGGAAGCGATTGCGCAACGGGACACCGAGGAGGAGTGTCTACGTTCGCTGGAGGTCGTGGAAGTGAACCCGATTCTGGACGAGTCGAACCGGACCGCGGACATCGCGGCGGAACTGGCCGCGAGCGCGCTCGGCAAACGAATTCTCTAA
- a CDS encoding NAD(P)/FAD-dependent oxidoreductase — protein MTTRVVVLGAGYAGAGAVSKLEAELDPDTELVWVSETDYHLVLHEAHRIIRDPGVEDKITIPVEDIKSHGTRFVHDEVVDVDTDDRTVELDEGDAIDYDYLLVGIGSETATYGIEGMGEHPHTLKGLDDALEIHEDVKAAAKEATREDRAQVVVGGAGLSGIQSAGELAEFRDRHNAPIDVTLVEALPEIFPPGDSEIQGALRHRLEERGIEILTDDPITAATEDSLEFDERDDLSSDVFLWTGGVTGPSELSDVDLEAEHNRLQAGSNLQTEDGRVFAVGDCSLVEQGDDEVAPPTAQAAWQAADVAAENISRAIDDRPLRTWTYDDQGTLVSIGETAIAHDVEVNGVAAPVRTFNSTPAKLLKKGAAARWIAKITSWSRAMKAWDAL, from the coding sequence ATGACAACCAGAGTCGTCGTTCTCGGTGCCGGCTACGCTGGCGCTGGTGCCGTGTCGAAGCTCGAAGCCGAACTCGACCCCGACACGGAACTCGTCTGGGTCTCCGAGACCGACTACCACCTCGTCCTCCACGAAGCCCACCGCATTATCCGCGACCCGGGCGTCGAGGACAAGATTACGATTCCCGTCGAGGACATCAAATCCCACGGGACGCGGTTCGTCCACGACGAAGTCGTCGACGTCGACACCGACGACCGCACCGTCGAACTCGACGAGGGGGACGCCATCGACTACGACTACCTCCTCGTCGGCATCGGCTCCGAGACGGCGACCTACGGCATCGAGGGGATGGGCGAACACCCCCACACGCTGAAGGGCCTCGACGACGCCCTCGAAATCCACGAGGACGTCAAGGCCGCCGCGAAGGAAGCCACCCGCGAGGACCGCGCGCAGGTCGTCGTCGGCGGCGCGGGCCTCTCTGGCATCCAGAGCGCGGGCGAACTCGCGGAGTTCCGCGACCGCCACAACGCGCCCATCGACGTCACGCTCGTGGAGGCGCTGCCCGAAATCTTCCCGCCGGGCGACAGCGAGATTCAGGGCGCGCTCCGCCACCGCCTGGAGGAACGCGGCATCGAGATTCTCACCGACGACCCCATCACCGCGGCGACCGAGGACAGCCTCGAATTCGACGAGCGCGACGACCTCTCCTCCGACGTGTTCCTCTGGACGGGTGGCGTCACCGGCCCCAGCGAGCTCTCCGACGTCGACCTCGAAGCCGAGCACAACCGCCTGCAGGCGGGCTCGAACCTCCAGACGGAGGACGGCCGCGTGTTCGCGGTCGGGGACTGCTCGCTCGTCGAACAGGGCGACGACGAGGTCGCGCCGCCGACCGCGCAGGCTGCCTGGCAGGCCGCCGACGTCGCCGCCGAGAACATCTCGCGCGCCATCGACGACCGCCCGCTGCGCACGTGGACGTACGACGACCAGGGGACGCTGGTCTCCATCGGCGAAACCGCCATCGCGCACGACGTCGAAGTGAACGGCGTCGCCGCGCCCGTCCGGACGTTCAACAGCACGCCCGCGAAGCTGCTGAAGAAGGGCGCGGCCGCGCGCTGGATTGCGAAGATTACGTCGTGGTCGCGCGCGATGAAGGCCTGGGACGCGCTCTAA
- a CDS encoding Rrf2 family transcriptional regulator translates to MSSIELTSSQKTILRALVDLYTEREQAVKGEDIAEEVDRNPGTIRNQMQSLKALQLVEGVPGPKGGYKPTVNAYEALEIQKLDTAAEVPVRHEGELLEDANVEEIGLTSVHHPELCRAEIHLRGSIREFHEGDSVTVGPTPLSKLVIEGTLDGKDDTANILILKIDSMEAPAEEPEH, encoded by the coding sequence ATGTCATCGATTGAACTGACCTCCAGTCAGAAGACGATACTGCGCGCGCTCGTTGACCTCTACACCGAGCGCGAGCAGGCCGTCAAGGGCGAGGACATCGCCGAGGAGGTCGACCGCAACCCGGGCACCATCCGGAACCAGATGCAGAGCCTGAAAGCGCTCCAGCTCGTCGAGGGCGTCCCCGGCCCGAAGGGCGGCTACAAGCCGACTGTCAACGCCTACGAGGCGCTGGAAATCCAGAAACTGGACACGGCCGCCGAGGTTCCCGTACGCCACGAGGGCGAACTCCTCGAAGACGCGAACGTCGAGGAAATCGGCCTGACGAGCGTCCACCACCCCGAACTCTGCCGCGCCGAAATCCACCTCCGCGGCTCCATCCGGGAGTTCCACGAGGGCGACAGCGTCACCGTCGGGCCGACGCCGCTGTCGAAGCTCGTCATCGAGGGGACGCTGGACGGCAAAGACGACACCGCGAACATCCTCATCCTGAAAATCGACTCGATGGAAGCGCCCGCCGAAGAGCCCGAGCACTGA
- the gyrB gene encoding DNA topoisomerase (ATP-hydrolyzing) subunit B → MSDQSEYSAGQIQVLEGLEAVQKRPAMYIGSTDARGLHHLVYEVVDNSIDEALAGYCDRIEVTLHDDGSVSVEDDGRGIPIDTHEEYDRPAVEVILTVLHAGGKFDGKSYQVSGGLHGVGVSVVNALSERLAVEVSRGGGKYREKFEHGEPVTDLERIGDVGAEETGTLIRFRPDADIFETLEFDYSTLENRLRELAFLNSGVEITLTDERGEEAESSTFEYEGGIREFVEYLNESRRSLHDDVIYFESDEDGIQVEIAMQATDDLQSSTHAFANNINTREGGTHLTGFKTALTRTVNDYANENNLLSELDGENLTGEDIREGLTAVVSVKHPDPQFEGQTKTKLGNSEVRGIVEGTIHEGLGTYFEENPGTAEAVVRKAVEAAKARKAAKKAKELTRRKSALSSTSLPGKLADCQTKDPDDAELFIVEGDSAGGSAKQGRNPEFQAILPLGGKILNVEKHRLDRILEHDEIRHIITALGTGIGDEFDIDDIRYKKIVMMTDADVDGAHIRTLLLTFFYRHMKPLLEAGYVYAAQPPLYRIRYRGETYDAMTEEEREQIIEEQCDGNPTQVQRFKGLGEMNPQQLWDTTMDPDNRILKRITVDDAAAADKMFSVLMGDAVEPRKRFIQEHATDAEWVDI, encoded by the coding sequence ATGTCTGACCAAAGCGAGTACAGCGCTGGCCAAATCCAGGTTCTGGAGGGGCTCGAAGCCGTCCAGAAACGGCCGGCGATGTACATCGGTTCCACTGACGCTCGTGGCCTCCATCATCTCGTCTACGAGGTCGTGGACAACTCCATCGACGAAGCACTAGCCGGATACTGCGACCGCATCGAGGTGACACTCCACGACGACGGCTCGGTCAGCGTGGAGGACGACGGTCGCGGCATCCCCATAGACACCCACGAGGAGTACGACCGACCCGCGGTCGAGGTCATCCTCACCGTCCTGCACGCCGGCGGGAAGTTCGACGGGAAGTCCTACCAGGTCTCCGGTGGGCTCCACGGCGTCGGCGTCTCCGTCGTGAACGCGCTCTCCGAGCGCCTCGCGGTCGAGGTCTCCCGCGGGGGCGGGAAGTACCGCGAGAAGTTCGAGCACGGCGAACCCGTCACTGACCTCGAGCGCATCGGCGACGTCGGCGCCGAAGAGACGGGCACGCTGATTCGGTTCCGCCCGGACGCCGACATCTTCGAGACGCTGGAGTTCGACTACTCCACACTCGAGAACCGCCTGCGCGAACTCGCCTTCCTCAACTCCGGCGTCGAAATCACGCTCACCGACGAGCGCGGCGAGGAAGCCGAATCCTCGACGTTCGAGTACGAGGGCGGCATCCGCGAGTTCGTCGAGTACCTCAACGAGAGCCGGCGGTCGCTGCACGACGACGTCATCTACTTCGAGAGCGACGAGGACGGCATCCAGGTCGAAATTGCGATGCAGGCGACCGACGACCTCCAGTCCTCGACGCACGCCTTCGCGAACAACATCAACACCCGCGAGGGCGGCACCCACCTCACGGGGTTCAAGACCGCGCTCACGCGCACGGTCAACGACTACGCCAACGAGAACAACCTGCTCTCGGAGCTCGACGGCGAGAACCTCACGGGCGAGGACATCCGCGAAGGCCTCACCGCGGTCGTCTCCGTGAAACACCCCGACCCGCAGTTCGAGGGGCAGACGAAGACGAAACTCGGCAACAGCGAGGTCCGGGGCATCGTCGAGGGCACGATCCACGAGGGACTGGGCACGTACTTCGAGGAGAACCCGGGCACCGCCGAAGCCGTCGTCCGGAAGGCCGTCGAAGCCGCGAAGGCACGGAAGGCCGCGAAGAAGGCCAAGGAGCTGACGCGCCGCAAGAGCGCACTCTCCTCGACGAGCCTCCCGGGGAAGCTCGCGGACTGCCAGACGAAAGACCCCGACGACGCCGAGCTGTTCATCGTCGAGGGCGACTCCGCGGGCGGCTCCGCGAAACAGGGCCGCAACCCCGAGTTCCAGGCGATTCTCCCGCTCGGCGGGAAGATTCTGAACGTCGAGAAACACCGCCTCGACCGCATCCTCGAACACGACGAGATTCGCCACATCATCACCGCGCTCGGCACCGGCATCGGCGACGAGTTCGACATCGACGACATCCGGTACAAGAAAATCGTGATGATGACCGACGCCGACGTCGACGGCGCGCACATCCGCACGCTGCTGTTGACGTTCTTCTACCGGCACATGAAGCCGCTGCTGGAAGCCGGCTACGTGTACGCCGCCCAGCCGCCCCTGTACCGCATCCGGTACCGCGGCGAGACGTACGACGCGATGACCGAGGAGGAACGCGAACAGATTATCGAGGAGCAGTGCGACGGCAACCCGACGCAGGTCCAGCGGTTCAAGGGCCTCGGGGAGATGAACCCCCAGCAGCTCTGGGACACCACGATGGACCCGGACAACCGCATCCTCAAGCGCATCACCGTCGACGACGCCGCCGCCGCGGACAAGATGTTCTCCGTGCTGATGGGGGACGCCGTCGAGCCGCGCAAGCGCTTCATCCAGGAGCACGCCACGGACGCAGAGTGGGTGGACATCTAA
- a CDS encoding DNA topoisomerase VI subunit B encodes MTSFQSTLGEEEGIAEELAASQREISIAEFFEKNKHMLGFDSGARGLVTAVKEAVDNALDATEEAGILPDIYVEIEEGRDYYTLVVEDNGPGITKEQIPKIFGKLLYGSRFHAREQSRGQQGIGISAAVLYSQLTSGKPVRIESRTQDSGVSNYYELIIDTDTNEPEISVEEELSAAGSDLRGTHGTRIEMDLEANMRARGQLHDYVKHTAVVNPHARIELQEPKGEIKAERAEGAGLPEETEEIRPHPHGVELGTLIKMLGDTDSHSVSGFLQSEFTRVGKKTADGIVDAFRDRHYGRELRWRPPGIDAETDLEAAVVDAVSNKGADDTAAFAERVADAIEDAERVAYSELEALVADAAEESEEASGKTFGDTVQEHVVDAVWTALTEDRAADVFLAVDAATTVQKDDATVRGLAERIADKFGSDTPRDRVTRAELAEFVYRAAEMTEEVEDATVGDTARENVVEELWTDMATVPDDLPKTKDVAGDRDTASELLDAMASVDVMAPPTSCLSPIKDDLVEAGLRKEFDAEFYSAATRDAEVHGGDPFIVEAGIAYGGELEDQGGVDLLRFANRVPLVYQRGACATTNVVKDIGWRNYNLDQPGGSGLPQGPAVIMVHVASTNVPFTSESKDAVASVEEIEDEIELAVREAARDLKSFLNKRQSMRKRQQKQNVIMDILPTMAGKVSDMTGNEPLDVDDSLARIMNNVLVERELDDGEVTLRVENHGSTAADVDVTDIVTAKPADASDGNVVEMDGEWFVKWSPSISGGDTAELTYSVPDDAEFDLSVQGVEDARLTVN; translated from the coding sequence ATGACGTCCTTCCAGTCGACACTCGGCGAGGAGGAGGGCATCGCGGAGGAGCTCGCCGCGAGCCAGCGCGAGATCTCCATCGCCGAGTTCTTCGAGAAGAACAAGCACATGCTCGGCTTCGACAGCGGAGCCCGAGGGCTGGTCACGGCCGTCAAGGAGGCCGTCGACAACGCCCTGGACGCCACCGAGGAAGCCGGCATCCTGCCCGACATCTACGTCGAAATCGAGGAGGGCCGTGACTACTACACCCTCGTCGTCGAGGACAACGGCCCCGGCATCACCAAAGAACAGATTCCGAAAATCTTCGGGAAGCTCCTGTACGGCTCGCGCTTCCACGCCCGCGAGCAGTCCCGCGGCCAGCAAGGAATCGGGATTTCAGCGGCTGTACTGTACTCTCAGCTGACTTCCGGCAAACCCGTCCGCATCGAGAGCCGCACGCAGGATTCGGGCGTGTCCAACTACTACGAGCTCATCATCGACACGGACACCAACGAGCCCGAAATCAGCGTCGAGGAGGAGCTCTCCGCGGCGGGGAGCGACCTCCGCGGGACCCACGGCACGCGCATCGAGATGGACCTCGAAGCGAACATGCGCGCTCGCGGCCAGCTCCACGATTACGTGAAGCACACCGCGGTCGTCAACCCCCACGCGCGCATCGAACTGCAGGAGCCGAAGGGCGAAATCAAGGCCGAGCGCGCCGAGGGCGCGGGCCTCCCCGAGGAGACCGAGGAGATTCGCCCCCACCCGCACGGGGTCGAACTCGGGACACTCATCAAGATGCTCGGCGACACCGACTCGCACTCCGTCTCCGGGTTCCTCCAGTCGGAGTTCACCCGAGTCGGGAAGAAAACCGCCGACGGAATCGTGGACGCGTTCCGCGACCGCCACTACGGCCGAGAACTGCGGTGGCGGCCGCCGGGCATCGACGCGGAGACGGACCTCGAAGCCGCCGTCGTGGACGCCGTCTCGAACAAGGGTGCCGACGACACCGCGGCGTTCGCCGAGCGCGTCGCCGACGCCATCGAAGATGCGGAGCGCGTCGCGTACTCCGAACTCGAAGCGCTCGTCGCCGACGCCGCCGAAGAGTCCGAGGAGGCTTCGGGCAAGACGTTCGGCGACACCGTTCAGGAGCACGTCGTCGACGCGGTGTGGACGGCGCTGACTGAGGACCGCGCGGCCGACGTCTTCCTCGCGGTCGACGCCGCGACGACCGTCCAGAAGGACGACGCGACCGTGCGCGGGCTCGCCGAACGCATCGCCGACAAGTTCGGCAGCGACACGCCCCGCGACCGCGTGACGCGCGCCGAATTGGCGGAGTTCGTCTACCGCGCCGCGGAGATGACCGAGGAGGTCGAGGACGCGACCGTCGGCGACACCGCCCGCGAGAACGTCGTCGAGGAACTCTGGACCGACATGGCGACCGTGCCCGACGACCTCCCGAAGACCAAGGACGTCGCGGGCGACCGCGACACCGCCAGCGAACTGCTGGACGCGATGGCGAGCGTCGACGTGATGGCCCCGCCGACCTCCTGTCTGTCGCCCATCAAGGACGACCTCGTGGAGGCCGGCCTCCGCAAGGAGTTCGACGCCGAGTTCTACTCCGCGGCCACCCGCGACGCCGAGGTCCACGGCGGCGACCCGTTCATCGTGGAAGCCGGCATCGCGTACGGCGGCGAACTCGAAGACCAGGGCGGCGTCGACCTGCTGCGGTTCGCGAACCGCGTGCCGCTGGTTTACCAGCGCGGCGCGTGCGCGACCACGAACGTCGTCAAGGACATCGGCTGGCGGAACTACAATCTCGACCAGCCCGGCGGCAGCGGCCTCCCGCAGGGTCCCGCCGTCATCATGGTTCACGTCGCCTCGACGAACGTGCCGTTCACCAGCGAATCCAAGGACGCCGTCGCGTCCGTCGAGGAAATCGAGGACGAAATCGAGCTCGCGGTCCGCGAGGCCGCTCGCGACCTCAAGTCCTTCCTCAACAAGCGCCAGTCGATGCGCAAGCGCCAGCAGAAACAGAACGTCATCATGGACATCCTCCCCACGATGGCGGGGAAAGTCTCGGACATGACCGGCAACGAGCCCCTCGACGTCGACGACTCGCTGGCGCGCATCATGAACAACGTCCTCGTCGAGCGCGAACTCGACGACGGCGAGGTGACGCTGCGCGTCGAGAACCACGGCAGCACGGCCGCGGACGTCGACGTCACGGACATCGTCACCGCCAAGCCCGCGGACGCCTCCGACGGCAACGTCGTGGAGATGGACGGCGAGTGGTTCGTGAAGTGGTCGCCGTCGATCTCCGGCGGCGACACCGCGGAACTGACGTACAGCGTCCCGGACGACGCGGAGTTCGACCTCTCCGTGCAGGGCGTCGAGGACGCCCGCCTCACTGTCAACTAA
- a CDS encoding NAD-dependent epimerase/dehydratase family protein: MDGNRVLVTGGAGFIGSNLANHLAADNDVIALDNGFLGTPENLDDAVEYVEADVLDDDLPTNVDVVYHLAALSSRQMLEENPREGARVNIEGFVNVVEQAHDDGCDTIVYASTSSAYGSRTEPSPEDMELEAATGYDASMLGRERYAEYYNNFYDALSCAGMRFFSVYQGYGGNEAHKGEYANTVSQFTEKIANGESPVLWGDGTQTRDFTHVDDIVRGLVTTAEHDVAGVYNLGTGEAYSFNEMVELINDALGTNVEPEYEPIPLENYVHDTCADISKIEEATGWEPQISFEEGVERVVEPYRDD; the protein is encoded by the coding sequence ATGGACGGAAATCGCGTTCTCGTCACCGGTGGCGCGGGGTTCATCGGGTCGAACCTCGCGAACCACCTCGCCGCGGACAACGACGTCATCGCGCTCGACAACGGCTTCCTCGGGACGCCGGAGAATCTCGACGATGCCGTCGAGTACGTCGAAGCGGACGTGCTCGACGACGACCTGCCGACGAACGTCGACGTCGTCTACCACCTCGCCGCGCTCTCGTCGCGACAGATGCTCGAAGAGAACCCGCGCGAGGGCGCTCGCGTCAACATCGAAGGGTTCGTGAACGTCGTCGAACAGGCCCACGACGACGGCTGCGACACCATCGTCTACGCATCGACGTCGTCGGCGTACGGCAGCCGCACCGAACCCAGCCCCGAGGACATGGAACTGGAGGCCGCGACCGGCTACGACGCGTCGATGCTCGGCCGCGAGCGCTACGCGGAGTACTACAACAACTTCTACGACGCCCTCTCGTGTGCGGGAATGCGGTTCTTCTCGGTCTACCAGGGCTACGGCGGCAACGAGGCCCACAAGGGCGAGTACGCCAACACCGTCTCCCAGTTCACCGAGAAGATTGCGAACGGCGAGTCGCCCGTGCTGTGGGGCGACGGCACTCAGACCCGCGACTTCACGCACGTCGACGACATCGTGCGCGGGCTCGTGACGACCGCCGAGCACGATGTCGCGGGCGTCTACAACCTCGGAACGGGCGAGGCGTACTCGTTCAACGAGATGGTCGAGCTCATCAACGACGCGCTCGGCACGAACGTCGAACCCGAGTACGAGCCGATTCCGCTGGAGAACTACGTCCACGACACGTGCGCGGACATCTCCAAAATCGAGGAAGCCACCGGCTGGGAACCCCAGATTTCCTTCGAGGAGGGCGTCGAGCGCGTCGTCGAACCCTACCGCGACGACTGA